The following coding sequences are from one Caloranaerobacter sp. TR13 window:
- a CDS encoding phosphatidate cytidylyltransferase, which translates to MKSRIISGVIGLLLLISIVLKGGPLLNFSVLIIGLIGLFEFDKTVRKIDIRPLVFLNYFITICLFILININAQSYIPFLLIVYFFSVMLLFVFNKNLNMNDISATVFSEIYIIFLLFHIILLNGNIMIWLIFITAWATDTFAYFTGMMFGKRKLCPNLSPKKTVEGAIGGILGSLIVTLLFAKYIGSTDFVKFTLLAVIASLFAQIGDLTASKIKRLCGVKDYGNIMPGHGGVLDRFDSILYTTPIVYYFIKLLL; encoded by the coding sequence TTGAAGAGTAGAATTATTAGTGGAGTAATTGGGTTACTATTACTTATTAGTATAGTTTTAAAAGGGGGTCCTTTATTAAATTTTTCAGTACTTATTATAGGTCTTATTGGTCTATTTGAGTTTGATAAGACAGTAAGGAAAATAGATATTAGGCCATTAGTATTTTTGAATTATTTTATAACAATTTGTTTATTTATTTTAATTAATATTAACGCTCAATCATATATACCTTTTTTATTGATAGTTTATTTTTTTTCAGTAATGTTACTTTTTGTATTTAATAAAAATTTAAATATGAATGATATTAGTGCTACTGTTTTTAGTGAAATATATATAATATTTTTATTATTTCATATTATACTGTTAAATGGAAATATCATGATATGGTTAATTTTTATTACTGCTTGGGCAACAGATACGTTTGCTTATTTTACAGGGATGATGTTTGGTAAAAGAAAACTATGTCCGAATCTTAGCCCTAAAAAAACAGTTGAAGGTGCTATTGGTGGAATTTTAGGTTCTTTAATTGTAACTTTATTATTTGCTAAATACATTGGATCAACTGATTTTGTAAAATTTACTTTGTTAGCTGTTATAGCATCATTATTTGCTCAGATTGGAGATCTTACTGCATCTAAAATTAAACGGCTGTGCGGTGTAAAAGATTATGGGAATATTATGCCAGGTCATGGGGGAGTACTGGATAGATTTGATAGTATTTTATATACAACGCCTATTGTATATTATTTTATTAAATTATTGTTATAA